A genomic stretch from Limanda limanda chromosome 11, fLimLim1.1, whole genome shotgun sequence includes:
- the mcl1b gene encoding induced myeloid leukemia cell differentiation protein Mcl-1b — protein MNILPSKRPDTFKFATGDTSCLFQNGVGDGPMKCGSWVNSSPRIVEQNGGTAEGPRRPKSLQVTAGSTVFQVKSCRGDGAPEEGSLPSSPGPDSPEDGDRCPAGAEGLEAEGLEADTRQLIGRLLEDFVSHKDSSWGDSKALATMKRVVDDLLEKHRYAYNGMLNKLSLDNRADDVGFVGDVASSLFNDGTTNWGRIASLVAFGAVVCQHLEKKRGPGNSVELVGQEISTYLLTHQRDWLVKNNSWDGFVQFFRVSNPEATVRNTLLGLAGFAGIGALALLIR, from the exons ATGAACATACTACCATCCAAGAGGCCGGACACCTTTAAATTCGCAACTGGAGACACGAGCTGCCTGTTCCAAAATGGAGTCGGGGACGGACCGATGAAATGCGGCTCCTGGGTGAATTCCTCCCCGCGGATAGTTGAACAAAACGGGGGCACAGCGGAGGGCCCGAGGCGGCCGAAGAGCCTGCAGGTCACCGCAGGCAGCACCGTGTTCCAGGTGAAGAGCTGCCGGGGCGACGGAGCCCCGGAGGAAGGCTCGCTGCCCTCCAGCCCGGGGCCGGACTCCCCGGAGGACGGGGACCGCTGCCCGGCCGGAGCCGAGGGGCTGGAGGCCGAGGGGCTGGAGGCCGACACCCGGCAGCTCATCGGCCGCTTGCTCGAGGACTTCGTGTCCCACAAGGATTCGAGCTGGGGGGACAGCAAAGCGCTGGCCACCATGAAGAGGGTCGTGGACGATCTGCTGGAGAAACACAGATACGCGTATAATG gGATGCTCAACAAACTATCGCTAGACAACCGGGCGGACGACGTGGGCTTCGTGGGCGACGTGGCCTCCAGCCTGTTCAACGACGGGACCACCAACTGGGGCCGGATCGCCAGCCTGGTGGCCTTCGGGGCCGTGGTGTGCCAGCacctggagaagaagaggggcCCGGGCAACAGCGTGGAGCTGGTGGGCCAGGAGATCTCCACCTACCTGCTGACCCACCAGAGGGACTGGCTGGTGAAGAACAACTCCTGG GACGGGTTTGTGCAGTTCTTCAGAGTCTCCAACCCTGAGGCCACGGTGAGGAACACGCTGCTGGGCCTGGCTGGGTTTGCCGGCATCGGGGCGCTGGCCCTGTTGATCAGGTGA